A window from Anomalospiza imberbis isolate Cuckoo-Finch-1a 21T00152 chromosome 8, ASM3175350v1, whole genome shotgun sequence encodes these proteins:
- the TECTB gene encoding beta-tectorin: protein MVTLAIYLLVLLARALAGPCSPNKADVILVYCYPKTIITRIPECPYGWEVNQLALGGICYNGIHDSGYYQFTIPDLSPKNKSYCGTQSEFKNPVYHFYNSIVSNDSSVIVKSQPVNYSFTCTYNANYLVNQAAFDQRVATVHVKNGSSGSFESQLSLNFYSNAKFSSIKEAPFVVETSEIGSDIFAGVEAKGLSDRFKVVLNNCWATPSSEYFYQIHWPLITKGCATDYSILVHENGKTNRATFQFNAFRFRNIPKLSKVWLHCETHVCDSEKFSCPVTCDKRKQRAEQTGGVLVAEITVRSKGLSRFYTLSDIIFHLLFVIGFSAVLL from the exons ATGGTGACTCTTGCTATTTATCTGCTGGTCCTCTTGGCTCGAGCTCTTGCGGGGCCTTGCAGCCCAAATAAAGCAG ATGTAATTCTGGTATACTGCTATCCTAAAACCATCATTACCAGAATTCCAGAGTGTCCTTATGGATGGGAGGTTAATCAGCTGGCACTTGGAGGCATTTGCTACAATGGGATCCACGATTCAGGATATTACCAATTCACAATCCCAGACCTGTCACCTAAAAACAAATCATACTGTGGCACACAGTCAGAG TTCAAGAATCCCGTGTATCACTTCTATAACTCCATCGTCTCCAATGACTCCTCAGTGATTGTGAAGAGCCAGCCTGTGAATTACTCATTCACCTGCACATACAATGCCAACTACCTGGTGAACCAGGCTGCCTTTGACCAAAG ggtggcCACTGTCCATGTGAAGAACGGGAGCTCCGGCTCATTTGAAAGCCAACTGTCCCTCAACTTCTATTCT AATGCCAAGTTCTCAAGTATAAAGGAAGCCCCCTTTGTCGTTGAAACATCTGAAATTGGTTCTGACATATTTGCTGGAGTGGAAGCCAAGGGCTTAAGTGACAG GTTTAAAGTTGTTCTCAACAACTGCTGGGCAACTCCCTCCTCAGAGTATTTCTACCAGATCCACTGGCCTTTGATCACCAAGGG GTGTGCCACGGACTACTCCATCCTTGTGCACGAGAACGGGAAAACGAACCGGGCCACGTTCCAGTTCAACGCCTTCCGCTTCCGCAACATCCCCAAGCTGTCCAAGGTCTGGCTGCACTGCGAGACGCACGTCTGCGACAGCGAGAAGTTCTCCTGCCCCGTG ACATGTGACAAACGCAAGCAGCGCGCGGAACAAACCGGAGGTGTTCTGGTGGCGGAGATCACCGTGCGCA GCAAAGGTTTATCCAGATTTTACACACTCTCAG ATATCATCTTCCACCTACTTTTCGTGATTggattttctgctgttttattaTAA